GGCCACAGCACCAGCACTACCTCCTCCCATGGCAGCTGAAGCTAGAACTGTTAACAAAATAAGCATCGAAAAGTGGTAAACCGACTGGTGAGTGACTGCCACCGCAAAGCCCATCATTACTAGCACCGCTAAGGTCACACTAAAGGCCCTTACAAGGCCCGTACCAACTGCCCCCTTTTTAAAGGGCTTGTCTTCTTTTACATCATGTTTTCGCCACTGCACAAAGGTTAATTTCCCCATGCTTGTCACAAGGCCTCCTTTTTCCTTATTCTTTCTAAATATTTATGTACCATTATCAAAAAT
This genomic interval from Desulforamulus reducens MI-1 contains the following:
- a CDS encoding TIGR04086 family membrane protein, with protein sequence MGKLTFVQWRKHDVKEDKPFKKGAVGTGLVRAFSVTLAVLVMMGFAVAVTHQSVYHFSMLILLTVLASAAMGGGSAGAVAGIRGWQHGGMTGLIYGMFLVVAGALTGVLIFDPVLLTTAITIAGTIGGVIGVNLPSTRKRLVNRRYLNTFNR